In Anthonomus grandis grandis chromosome 6, icAntGran1.3, whole genome shotgun sequence, one DNA window encodes the following:
- the LOC126737074 gene encoding CUGBP Elav-like family member 2: MWNFSDTLIYNPHEQFAQEVQTEQNSSRDVTTATYDQLFKDRNSSLAVNNNNTTQTNTINMLEGREYYTTFEEKDQPDPDTIKMFVGQVPRTMDENDLRNMFEIYGRVHSINVLRDKATGVSKGCCFVTYFTRKAALLAQDALHNVKTLSGMHHPIQMKPADSENRNERKLFVGMISKKFGESDVRQLFSGIGIIEECTVLRDNAGNSRGCAFVTFNNKQAALIAIKNLNQSQTMEGCSAPLVVKFADTQKDKELKRQQQIQANMWTALTAPNLTSPPQPFLPSEPASMQLLQAMGGPALLQQQLLTNTDNLLAPIGVQNLVTLAAMTQPATVNQVERNIPSTLGPPSEQNTFRLLVPNPAIHAAAIAAAGKQIEGPEGCNLFIYHLPPEFTDIDLASMFLSFGPVISAKVFIDKQTNLSKCFGFVSFDNAVSAQEAIEDMNGFQIGNKRLKVQLKRAKEAGKLY; this comes from the coding sequence ATGTGGAACTTCTCAGATACTCTTATATACAATCCTCACGAACAGTTTGCCCAGGAGGTCCAAACCGAGCAAAACTCAAGCCGAGACGTGACGACTGCAACTTACGATCAACTATTTAAGGACCGAAATAGCTCTTTAGcggttaataataataataccacACAAACAAATACTATTAACATGCTCGAAGGTCGCGAATATTATACTACATTTGAGGAGAAAGACCAGCCGGATCCAGACACAATAAAAATGTTTGTCGGTCAAGTACCAAGAACTATGGACGAGAATGATTTGAGAAATATGTTTGAAATATATGGTCGAGTTCACTCAATTAACGTTTTAAGAGATAAAGCCACTGGCGTGAGTAAAGGATGCTGTTTTGTAACGTACTTTACTAGAAAAGCTGCACTTTTAGCTCAGGATGCTTTGCATAATGTCAAGACTTTAAGTGGGATGCATCATCCTATTCAAATGAAACCAGCCGATAGTGAAAATAGAAATGAAAGGAAGCTGTTTGTGGGAATGATTAGCAAGAAATTTGGTGAAAGTGATGTTCGACAACTATTTTCTGGAATAGGAATTATTGAAGAGTGTACAGTATTAAGGGATAACGCAGGTAACTCACGAGGATGCGCCTTTGTAACCTTTAATAATAAACAGGCTGCGCTCATAgcaattaaaaatcttaatcaGTCGCAAACCATGGAGGGTTGCTCAGCACCCTTGGTAGTAAAGTTTGCAGATACGCAAAAAGACAAAGAATTAAAAAGGCAACAACAAATACAGGCAAATATGTGGACAGCTCTTACTGCTCCAAACCTGACTTCACCACCACAACCATTCTTACCATCGGAACCGGCTTCCATGCAGCTGTTACAAGCTATGGGAGGGCCTGCGCTTCTACAACAACAACTGTTAACCAACACAGACAACTTACTTGCACCAATTGGAGTTCAAAACTTAGTAACTCTAGCAGCAATGACACAACCAGCTACGGTAAATCAAGTGGAAAGAAATATTCCATCCACATTGGGACCTCCATCTGAGCAAAATACATTTCGACTATTGGTTCCAAATCCCGCAATACATGCAGCTGCTATAGCCGCAGCAGGAAAACAGATCGAAGGTCCAGAAGGttgtaacttatttatttatcatctCCCTCCAGAGTTTACCGATATCGATCTGGCTTCTATGTTTTTATCATTCGGTCCGGTAATATCCGCCAAGGTGTTTATAGATAAACAGACCAATTTATCCAAATGTTTTGGGTTTGTGTCTTTTGATAATGCTGTTTCAGCTCAAGAAGCCATAGAGGATATGAATGGGTTCCAGATTGGCAACAAGAGGCTTAAAGTGCAACTGAAACGGGCCAAAGAGGCTGGTAAATTATATTAG